The Tachyglossus aculeatus isolate mTacAcu1 chromosome 22, mTacAcu1.pri, whole genome shotgun sequence genome window below encodes:
- the LOC119943425 gene encoding cytochrome b ascorbate-dependent protein 3: MAAGRFLFFSLALGALGSLCVLLTVYWVQHWRGGFGWVDSDGIFNWHPVLMVAGMVVLYGAASLVYRLPQSWVGSKVPWKLLHSALHLAAFVLAVLALFAVFRFHSQKKIANLYSLHSWLGITTVFLYACQWLSGFAVFLLPWAPLEMRSLHKPIHVFFGASILSLTVASVLSGINEKLFISLRNQTASYPSLPVEARFANTIGMLVVVFGLLVLYVLLASSWKRPEPGALTDRQPLLLERE, from the exons ATGGCCGCGGGccgctttctcttcttctccctggcCCTGGGCGCCCTGGGCTCCCTCTGCGTGCTCTTGACCGTCTATTGGGTGCAACACTGGCGTGGCGGCTTCGGCTGGGTCGACTCCGATGGCATATTCAACTGGCATCCCGTGCTGATGGTAGCAGGGATGGTGGTGCTCTACGGGGCGG CATCACTGGTGTACCGGCTGCCCCAGTCCTGGGTGGGCTCCAAAGTGCCCTGGAAACTGCTCCACTCGGCCCTGCACCTGGCCGCCTTCGTCCTGGCGGTCCTGGCCCTGTTCGCCGTCTTCAGGTTTCACAGCCAGAAGAAGATCGCCAACCTCTACTCACTGCACAGCTGGCTGGGGATCACCACCGTTTTCCTCTACGCCTGTCAG TGGTTGTCCGGTTTTGCCGTCTTCCTGCTGCCTTGGGCGCCCTTGGAGATGCGCAGCCTACACAAACCCATCCACGTGTTCTTCGgggcctccattctctccctgaCCGTAGCCTCCGTCCTCTCCGGCATCAACGAGAAGCTCTTCATCAGCCT GAGAAACCAGACGGCCTCTTACCCCAGCCTGCCCGTGGAGGCCCGCTTTGCCAACACGATTGGGATGCTAGTGGTGGTCTTCGGGCTTCTGGTGCTCTATGTCCTCTTGGCGTCGTCCTGGAAACGACCGGAGCCCGGGGCGCTGACGGACAGACAG CCCCTGTTGCTCGAAAGGGAGTGA